The following is a genomic window from candidate division KSB1 bacterium.
TTCGATAAATATTGATTTTAATGCTTTTTCAACAGCTTGTTGAATATTTTGAAGGCAAGGATTATATAATCTACTTTCAAGAAGGATCTTGGAGGATTCAAGATTTTCCCCGGCATAAATCGACCATATTCTGGTTTCATCTTTCATAAATCGTTTCACCATCTTTTATTTCATCTAAAAAACTTCCGTTAGCATTGGTTTTCAAAGGAATCACATCAATCGGATATAGTTTGGAAAGGTCTCGTACTAGTTTTCTATATTTCAAGGCAAGAGACAAATACGATTCATCACTGTTTTGAAAAACTGCAATATCGATATCGTTCGGCTCATTCGATTTTGTGAACGAACCAAAAATTACGATTTTCTGGATTTCTCGCTCTTTTGCAAGCCGATCCTTGATTTGCGTCTTTATTTGATCTTTTTGATTATTCGTTATGTTCATAAAAATCCATTATTTTATTTTTTATGCTACCGCAAAGCGGTTTCGTTCAAACGCAAGGGTCTGCTGCGCCGGACCCCAGAGCGACCGAAGGGCGCGGCGGGGTGCGGCTTCAGGCAGCACCCATTTGTTGGCTGAAGCCCGGATCTACGTCTTCCAGGCAGCCACAATCCAGAACATGACAAACCCAGCGTACAGAAGCCGAAATGCCCAATTCGCCGGCCCCTGCCAGAACGGCGTTACCTTCGGAAGCCGAGTGAATCACCGGAAATCGAGGTCCGACTCGAG
Proteins encoded in this region:
- a CDS encoding nucleotidyltransferase domain-containing protein codes for the protein MNITNNQKDQIKTQIKDRLAKEREIQKIVIFGSFTKSNEPNDIDIAVFQNSDESYLSLALKYRKLVRDLSKLYPIDVIPLKTNANGSFLDEIKDGETIYER